A genomic stretch from Cygnus atratus isolate AKBS03 ecotype Queensland, Australia chromosome 27, CAtr_DNAZoo_HiC_assembly, whole genome shotgun sequence includes:
- the BOLA3 gene encoding bolA-like protein 3 encodes MAAAAGLRFRGPLVLRCGPWRSFTSRTDGEARVSRVLREKFPRASAIRVVDISGGCGAMYEVHIESEEFREKRPVQQHQMVNQALSEEIKSMHGLRIFTSTPKP; translated from the exons ATGGCCgccgcggcggggctgcggTTCCGCGGGCCG CTCGTTTTGCGGTGCGGCCCCTGGCGAAGCTTCACCTCCCGGACGGACGGCGAGGCCCGAGTGAGCCGCGTCCTGCGGGAGAAGTTCCCCCGCGCCTCTGCCATCAGGGTGGTGGACATCTCCG GAGGCTGCGGTGCCATGTACGAGGTCCACATCGAGTCGGAGGAGTTCAGGGAGAAGCGGCCggtgcagcagcaccagatgGTTAACCAG GCGCTGAGTGAAGAGATCAAGAGCATGCATGGACTGCGCATCTTCACCTCCACCCCCAAGCCCTGA
- the MOB1A gene encoding MOB kinase activator 1A gives MSFLFGSRSSKTFKPKKNIPEGSHQYELLKHAEATLGSGNLRQAVMLPEGEDLNEWIAVNTVDFFNQINMLYGTITEFCTEASCPVMSAGPRYEYHWADGTNIKKPIKCSAPKYIDYLMTWVQDQLDDETLFPSKIGVPFPKNFMSVAKTILKRLFRVYAHIYHQHFDSVMRLQEEAHLNTSFKHFIFFVQEFNLIDRRELAPLQELIEKLGSKDR, from the exons ATGAGCTTCCTCTT TGGGAGTCGATCTTCGAAAACATTCAAACCCAAGAAGAATATTCCTGAAGGCTCCCATCAGTATGAACTCCTGAAACATGCAGAAGCCACCCTGGGAAGTGGTAACCTTAGGCAAGCAGTTATGCTGCCAGAGGGAGAGGACCTTAATGAGTGGATCGCAGTTAACA CGGTGGATTTCTTCAACCAAATCAATATGCTCTATGGGACCATCACAGAGTTTTGCACAGAGGCCAGCTGTCCAGTCATGTCTGCTGGACCAAG ATATGAGTACCATTGGGCAGACGGCACCAACATAAAGAAGCCGATTAAGTGCTCGGCTCCAAAGTACATTGATTACTTGATGACATGGGTTCAGGACCAGCTGGATGACGAAACGCTCTTCCCTTCAAAGATTG GCGTCCCTTTTCCCAAGAACTTCATGTCGGTGGCCAAGACCATCCTGAAACGGCTATTCCGCGTGTATGCCCACATTTACCACCAGCACTTTGATTCTGTCATgcggctgcaggaggaggcccACCTCAACACCTCCTTCAAGCACTTTATCTTCTTTGTGCAG GAATTTAACTTGATCGACAGGCGGGAGTTGGCTCCACTGCAGGAACTGATTGAGAAGCTGGGCTCCAAAGACAGATAA
- the MTHFD2 gene encoding bifunctional methylenetetrahydrofolate dehydrogenase/cyclohydrolase, mitochondrial isoform X2, producing MAPALCPLRALGRVALRPPCGRRLHLSAHRGDAVVISGRKLARQIRQEARHEVEQWVAAGNKRPHLSVVLVGENPASHSYVLNKTKAAADVGISSETILKPASITEEELLDLIGKLNNDANVDGLLVQLPLPEHIDERKICNAVTPDKDVDGFHVINVGRMCLDQYSMLPATPWGVWEIIKRTGIPTLGKNVVVAGRSKNVGMPIAMLLHTDGRHERPGGDATVTISHRYTPKEQLKQHTIRADIVVAAAGIPNLITADMIKEGAAVIDVGITRVQDPITAKSRLVGDVDFEGVKKKASYITPVPGGVGPMTVAMLMKNTIIAAKKLLKPKALEALTV from the exons ATGGCCCCTGCGCTGTGCCCGCTCCGCGCCCTCGGCCGGGTCGCGCTGCGGCCCCCCTGCGGCCGCCGCCTGCACCTCAGCGCGCACAG AGGTGATGCAGTTGTGATTTCTGGAAGGAAGCTGGCCCGACAGATCAGACAGGAAGCCCGTCATGAGGTTGAACAGTGGGTAGCAGCTGGAAACAAGAGACCTCACCTCAGCGTTGTTCTAGTTGGTGAAAATCCTGCAAGTCACTCCTATGTattgaacaaaaccaaagcagctgCTGATGTTG GAATCAGCAGTGAGACGATTCTCAAGCCAGCTTCTATTACTGAGGAAGAACTACTGGATTTGATCGGCAAACTAAATAATGATGCCAATGTGGATGGCCTGTTAGTGCAGCTTCCTTTACCCG AACACATTGATGAGCGAAAGATTTGCAATGCTGTGACTCCAGACAAAGATGTTGATGGCTTTCATGTAATAAATGTGGGGCGCATGTGCCTTGACCAGTATTCCATGCTGCCAGCTACCCCCTGGGGTGTGTGGGAGATCATTAAGAGAACTG GCATCCCAACACTGGGGAAGAATGTGGTGGTGGCTGGCCGGTCAAAGAACGTGGGAATGCCCATAGCCATGTTGCTGCATACAGATGGCAGGCATGAGCGCCCAGGAG GTGATGCCACAGTAACAATATCACACCGCTACACTCCaaaggagcagctgaagcaaCACACAATCCGTGCTGACATTGTGGTAGCAGCAGCAG GCATTCCCAACCTGATCACAGCTGATATGATCAAAGAAGGAGCTGCAGTTATTGATGTGGGGATAACTAGAGTGCAGGATCCCATCACTGCCAAATCAAGGCTGGTTGGGGATGTGGATTTTGAAG GGGTGAAGAAGAAAGCTAGTTACATCACTCCAGTCCCTGGAGGAGTTGGGCCCATGACAGTTGCCATGCTGATGAAGAACACCATCATTGCTGCCAAGAAGCTGTTGAAACCCAAAGCACTGGAAGCCTTAACTGTTTAA
- the MTHFD2 gene encoding bifunctional methylenetetrahydrofolate dehydrogenase/cyclohydrolase, mitochondrial isoform X1, whose protein sequence is MKSRCRLAWRVCGGSAPGGGGSTPVREVRLGCWLLGGDAVVISGRKLARQIRQEARHEVEQWVAAGNKRPHLSVVLVGENPASHSYVLNKTKAAADVGISSETILKPASITEEELLDLIGKLNNDANVDGLLVQLPLPEHIDERKICNAVTPDKDVDGFHVINVGRMCLDQYSMLPATPWGVWEIIKRTGIPTLGKNVVVAGRSKNVGMPIAMLLHTDGRHERPGGDATVTISHRYTPKEQLKQHTIRADIVVAAAGIPNLITADMIKEGAAVIDVGITRVQDPITAKSRLVGDVDFEGVKKKASYITPVPGGVGPMTVAMLMKNTIIAAKKLLKPKALEALTV, encoded by the exons ATGAAATCCCGCTGCCGCCTTGCGTGGAGGGTCTGCGGCGGTtctgcccccgggggggggggctcgaCGCCTGTCCGAGAGGTTCGGCTGGGGTGCTGGCTGTTGGG AGGTGATGCAGTTGTGATTTCTGGAAGGAAGCTGGCCCGACAGATCAGACAGGAAGCCCGTCATGAGGTTGAACAGTGGGTAGCAGCTGGAAACAAGAGACCTCACCTCAGCGTTGTTCTAGTTGGTGAAAATCCTGCAAGTCACTCCTATGTattgaacaaaaccaaagcagctgCTGATGTTG GAATCAGCAGTGAGACGATTCTCAAGCCAGCTTCTATTACTGAGGAAGAACTACTGGATTTGATCGGCAAACTAAATAATGATGCCAATGTGGATGGCCTGTTAGTGCAGCTTCCTTTACCCG AACACATTGATGAGCGAAAGATTTGCAATGCTGTGACTCCAGACAAAGATGTTGATGGCTTTCATGTAATAAATGTGGGGCGCATGTGCCTTGACCAGTATTCCATGCTGCCAGCTACCCCCTGGGGTGTGTGGGAGATCATTAAGAGAACTG GCATCCCAACACTGGGGAAGAATGTGGTGGTGGCTGGCCGGTCAAAGAACGTGGGAATGCCCATAGCCATGTTGCTGCATACAGATGGCAGGCATGAGCGCCCAGGAG GTGATGCCACAGTAACAATATCACACCGCTACACTCCaaaggagcagctgaagcaaCACACAATCCGTGCTGACATTGTGGTAGCAGCAGCAG GCATTCCCAACCTGATCACAGCTGATATGATCAAAGAAGGAGCTGCAGTTATTGATGTGGGGATAACTAGAGTGCAGGATCCCATCACTGCCAAATCAAGGCTGGTTGGGGATGTGGATTTTGAAG GGGTGAAGAAGAAAGCTAGTTACATCACTCCAGTCCCTGGAGGAGTTGGGCCCATGACAGTTGCCATGCTGATGAAGAACACCATCATTGCTGCCAAGAAGCTGTTGAAACCCAAAGCACTGGAAGCCTTAACTGTTTAA